The proteins below are encoded in one region of Delphinus delphis chromosome 4, mDelDel1.2, whole genome shotgun sequence:
- the BDH1 gene encoding LOW QUALITY PROTEIN: D-beta-hydroxybutyrate dehydrogenase, mitochondrial (The sequence of the model RefSeq protein was modified relative to this genomic sequence to represent the inferred CDS: deleted 4 bases in 3 codons): MPGARDKEDTASALKKLTWSPRASLVCEPTRRSLAILPLVATVLTARFSRPLSQLPRKTLNFSDRVNGARGSLLFHSASFVPVDRRTDAASVNPVASKAVLVTGCDSGFGFSLAKHLHSKGFLVFAGYLMKAPDTQAQWPWLTGLTTLQHVESSWTGARTCVPCIGRRTLNHCAIREAHHCPFIHSHCLVGFAAKARGASRGGEMKGVVRLELGLVNNAGISAFGDVEFTSMETYKEVVEVNLWGRVRGTTLSPPLLSCSAGCVVNTSGMLGRMAHAAGAPYCITRFGVAFSDCLRYEVHPLGVKVGVVEPGNFIATTSLHGAERIHAIASKMWDELPEGVRKDYGRKYFDERVAKMETYCNSSSTDTSPIISAVTHTLTSATPCARYHPMDYCCWVRMRITTHLPRVISDRIYIH, encoded by the exons AACCCACCCGGAGGAGCCTGGCCATTCTGCCTCTCGTGGCCACTGTGCTGACTGCCCGCTTCTCCAGACCCCTGTCACAGCTCCCGAGGAAAACCCTGAATTTCTCTGATAGAGTAAATGGAGCAAG AGGCTCGCTGCTGTTCCACTCTGCCTCCTTTGTCCCTGTTGACCGTCGGACT GACGCTGCTTCAGTGAACCCA GTTGCCAGCAAAGCTGTCTTGGTCACAGGCTGTGACTCTGGATTTGGGTTCTCCTTGGCCAAGCATCTGCATTCAAAAGGCTTCCTTGTATTTGCTGGCTACTTGATGAAG gctccggacacgcaggctcagtggccatggctcacgggcctaaccactctgcagcatgtggaatcttcctggaccggggcacgaacctgtgtcccctgcatcggcaggcggactctcaaccattgcgccatcagggaagcccatcattgtCCTTTTATACATAGTCATTGTTTGGTAGGGT TTGCTGCCAAAGCCAGGGGAGCCAGCCGTGGTGGTGAGATGAAGGGCGTTGTCCGATTAGAGCTG GGCCTGGTTAACAATGCGGGCATCTCAGCGTTT GGGGATGTGGAGTTCACCAGCATGGAGACCTACAAGGAGGTGGTGGAAGTAAACCTCTGGGGCAGAGTGCGGGGGACAACCCTTTCTCCCCC TTTGCTGTCTTGCTCCGCAGGCTGCGTGGTCAACACCAGCGGCATGCTGGGCCGCATGGCCCACGCGGCCGGCGCCCCGTACTGCATCACCAGGTTTGGGGTGGCTTTCTCCGACTGCCTACGCTACGAGGTGCACCCACTGGGAGTGAAGGTCGGCGTGGTGGAACCCGGCAACTTCATCGCCACCACCAGCCTCCACGGCGCTGAGCGCATCCATGCCATCGCCAGTAAGATGTGGGACGAGCTGCCTGAGGGGGTGCGCAAGGACTACGGCAGGAAGTACTTTGACGAGAGGGTCGCGAAGATGGAGACCTACTGCAACAGCAGCTCCACGGACACGTCCCCCATCATCAGCGCTGTCACCCACACCCTGACCTCC GCTACCCCCTGCGCTCGCTACCACCCCATGGACTACTGCTGTTGGGTGCGAATGCGGATCACGACCCACTTGCCCAGAGTGATCTCTGACAGGATCTACATACACTGA